CACGACCATCAAGCCGCTACCCTCAATACCGCACATAGTCCCCTACACAGACGAGGAGCCCTACCGCGATGACCCAACTGCACATGCACCCACACCCACAACATCTTCTGCCCCTCCACCACGCACTCACATACCAGAATACCTCCAGCCGTCCCGAGAACCCCCGCGATACCAACCCTACAGCGACTCGCCGCCTCCCACGCCAGCAGCGGGCGATGTACCCCTGGCGAACCTCCTATATACGCATACCTATTCGCACTCGACCGAGACTTCATGGCCGCTCATAGACGCGTCGTATCCGGCTGAAGCGCCGCCGTCGTATGCGATTGCGGTTAGGCAGTCGTACCGCGATACGCTGACGCTGTATCTACCGGGTCCGCAGCATGATTCCGATGAGGAGAGTCAGGCTGGTGCGGATTACATGGGTGCGGATGATATCCGGCATAATGTGGAGAAGGTGGTGGCTATGTTTGTGGTGGCTATGATGTTGTTGGTTGCGTCTGGTGTGTTGGGGTGGCTTGCGCTTGGGAGTGGGATAGTTTGAGAGGGAAGGTCAGAATTGTTTGAGAGACAGtaagaaagaaagaaagatTGATCAAGATGGAGTTATTAGCATGGTATCAGCGAGCATTGTTGGCGACCTTTTTTGGGGCGTTGGATATACGGCGTGTTTTTCTGTTCTGGGTTGCATTCATGGCGCATGATTAGATAGGCCAGCCTTATGGATTGGACCCTGGTGTGGAGATTAGTAGGGGATGGTAGTACCGCTTTGGCATGCAACAAAGAAATGTCACTGTTGAGGTGTAAAGCGTCAAACTGATGCAATGTCAGGTCCGTCTCGTGTAAGCATGTGAGGTGACGATGAGTTTGTTTAAGGAAAAAGAGAGCGGGTTCTCTTGTGGTGGTCGAGGCTGAGTGAGCGAACACAACATGGCTACTCACACCTGGCACCTGGCTCATTTGGCgtctggtctggtcttgTAGGACGTGGCTGATTCTGAGCGATTCAATTAGTTTGTGGCGTCTCTCCAGGATGCTGACCGGCCGAGGACCCGCTATTGTGGACAGTCTTGTACCCTACTCTCTCACCCCGCCGCAACAAAGTCCTCAGCAAGCGCCCGGGTCAGCAGCTATAGACAGCTTCGTCTGCGTTTGCGTCCGCGTCTGCGTCTGCGTCCGCGTCCGCGTCCGCGTCCGCGTCGCCTGGTGCCGAATACGACGGAGACAATTCATCCTTGATAGTTGGTCGTCAGGCACTGCGCCGCAGCCCAGTTGGCGGGGCTTCCCTTCACACAGCCTTGGGCCGTTTGGACAGTGCCCAGCTCCATTGTCAGCCGCAGCAGCTCTCGCAGATATCCTTGATTGCACCCCACCCCAATCTCTCAGCCCGACCTCCCTCTCAGTCTGATGACTTCCATGAACGCCCGTTTTAAGAACCTAGTGGGTTCGAAGAGAAAGAGTTCACACAACCCCTCGCCCCAGCCTGCTGCCAATTCAAACACACCAACTGGTCACCAACGGCCCACGTCGCTGTCGCCCCAGGCCTCAAACTCGAGCTCCTCGTCGCTCCCCATGAACAACCAACAGAATCCCCTGGGTCGCCCGCCCTCGTACACGTACGCTCCGCCGGGTACGCTGGGTGCGCCGCCGCAACAACACGGCCGCCCTGCCAGTCCGCTACCGCCCATTAACACGGCTGCGCCAGGCTATCCCGCCCAGCAACCGCCCATGGGGTACCCGCCTCAGCCTGGTCCGCCTGGCTATCCTCCCCAGGGCCCTCCAGGCGCGGGCGGCTACGGCGGGGGTTATGGGGCTCCGCCGCCGGGCGCTCCTGCTCATGGGCCGCCTGCGGCTTACAACCGGCCCTCGAACATGGCAGAGGTAGCGGGAGAGGGTCGCTCAAAGGCCCAGCTCATCGTCGGCATCGACTTTGTGAGTTAGCCCCAGGTTGCGTGGACGCGCATCAGCTAATCGCGACAAACAGGGCACCACCTTTTCCGGTGTCGCATTCGCCTTTGCTACCAACACCGAGGCCAAGGAGGACATCATCACCGAGTGGCCCGGCGCCGGCAACCAAACCAAGCAAAAGGTGCGTAATCGCGTGTTGCGCCCGCGTGTGTCCGCGTGTTGTGGCTAATCCCCCTCCCAGATCCCCACGGTGCTCTACTACGACCAGTACCAAAAGGTTGTAGGATGGGGACCTGACATTGCTGATGCCCTGGCTCCGACCGGCTACCCCAAGCCGGGTGTGCAAAAGGTCGAGTGGTTTAAGTTGCAACTGATGCTGTCCGGAAACACATACATAGACCCCATCAACCTCCCACCGCTACCTCCGGGCAAGTCTGAGATCGATGTGGCCGCCGACTACCTCTTCCACCTGCGGCAGGCGATGCGCAACCAGCTGCAAAAGACGCTGGGTGAGGTCTTCAACCGCGAGGAGCGCAACATCAGATACTACCTGACAGTACCCGCCATCTGGAACGATGCTGGCAAGGCTGCAACACGTGCCGCTGCCATCCAAGCTGGATTCCTCCGCGACGAAAACGACAACAGGCTGACACTCATTACCGAGCCCGAGGCTGCCGCCATGTTTTGTTCAAAGACTGGTCTTCTGAACCTCAAGATACACGACGCCGTGCTCATCGTCGACTGCGGTGGTGGTACCGTCGATCTAATCGCCTACGAAGTCGAAGAGGAACAGCCCTTTTCCGTCGCAGAGTGCACAGCAGGATCCGGTGACTCATGCGGATCTACCGCGCTCAACCGCAACTTTAGCAACATTCTCCGAGCCAAGATCAGAAAGATGAAACTTCCTGACGGCTCAAAGACGGCCGGCAAGGTCTACGCAAAGTGCATCATGGACTTTGAGAACCGGATAAAGGCCGACTTCCGTAACAACGGGCAAAAGTGGGCTGTCGACGTTGGCATCGAGGCTGAGTTTCCCGAGGCGGGAATCGAAGAAGGCTACATGACATTTACCAACGAGGAGATTCTACAGTGTTTCGAGCCCGTGGTGAACCGCATCTTGGAGCTAGTCAGGAATCAAATCATAGCCATTCAAGCACAAAACAGGGCATTACAGGTAAGCACCTCTATATCGATCAAGTAGAGCTCGAATGTTAATGCTAACCAAACACAGAACGTCCTAGTCGTCGGCGGATTCGGCGCCTCAGAATACCTCTTCCAACAAATCAAACTCCACGTGCCCCCACAATTCCAATCCAAAGTCGTCCGACCCATGGACTCAGTCGCGGCCATTGTCAAAGGCGCAGTCACAGCAGGCATCACGGAGCGCATCGTCACGCACCGTGTGGCACGCAGACATTACCTCATGGCCACACTGCAGCCCTTTAAAGAGGGCCACCACCCAGAACAATACCGCGTCCCCTCGCTCGACGGCAAAGACCGCTGCAAATACACACGCCAGATATTTGTGCAAAAGGGCCAGCGCGTCAAGATTGGCGAACCGGTTAAAGTATCATTTTTTAGACAGGTTGCCCCCGGTGCTACGCTCATGTATGAGGATATTCTTTATGCGTGTGATGATGATGTTTGTCCCGAGTATACGAAGGATCCTCGTAAGTTCATCTACTCCTTTTTTTTGAGTTGTGGTGTGTGCTAATATGAATGCGCAGGTATCAAGGAAGTCGTAACACTAACATCGGACCTGTCGCGCAAAAATCTCGAAAAGGACTTTGAACGCATGGATACGCCGCAGGGCACGTTTTATCGTGTTTACTTTGACATCTATCTCACGCTTGATGGGTCAGAGTTTAATGCTGAGTTGGTGTGTCAGGGTGAGGTTATGGGTCGTTGTACGGCGAGATTTAGGTAGAAGTGCGTGACACGACACGACGGCTTGGAGAGAAGTGTTGTATGTGGGTCTGTCCAAGGGCTTTTGGACCAACATGACTGTTCTTGTCGTGGTTGCTACACGATGATATCCTTTTTTACTGAGGGGAGGGAGGGCATAATGGGGTTGGGTTTGCTTTCTAACGATTTTTTTTCGCACGTGGAAAAAAGTTTCTAGGTAGGGGAGG
The sequence above is a segment of the Pyrenophora tritici-repentis strain M4 chromosome 3, whole genome shotgun sequence genome. Coding sequences within it:
- a CDS encoding DUF1509 multi-domain protein; translation: MENTQQELYSDYPEDTQSTSQRERDTSSPSSSTSSTTIKPLPSIPHIVPYTDEEPYRDDPTAHAPTPTTSSAPPPRTHIPEYLQPSREPPRYQPYSDSPPPTPAAGDVPLANLLYTHTYSHSTETSWPLIDASYPAEAPPSYAIAVRQSYRDTLTLYLPGPQHDSDEESQAGADYMGADDIRHNVEKVVAMFVVAMMLLVASGVLGWLALGSGIV
- a CDS encoding DUF1421 multi-domain protein; its protein translation is MNARFKNLVGSKRKSSHNPSPQPAANSNTPTGHQRPTSLSPQASNSSSSSLPMNNQQNPLGRPPSYTYAPPGTLGAPPQQHGRPASPLPPINTAAPGYPAQQPPMGYPPQPGPPGYPPQGPPGAGGYGGGYGAPPPGAPAHGPPAAYNRPSNMAEVAGEGRSKAQLIVGIDFGTTFSGVAFAFATNTEAKEDIITEWPGAGNQTKQKIPTVLYYDQYQKVVGWGPDIADALAPTGYPKPGVQKVEWFKLQLMLSGNTYIDPINLPPLPPGKSEIDVAADYLFHLRQAMRNQLQKTLGEVFNREERNIRYYLTVPAIWNDAGKAATRAAAIQAGFLRDENDNRLTLITEPEAAAMFCSKTGLLNLKIHDAVLIVDCGGGTVDLIAYEVEEEQPFSVAECTAGSGDSCGSTALNRNFSNILRAKIRKMKLPDGSKTAGKVYAKCIMDFENRIKADFRNNGQKWAVDVGIEAEFPEAGIEEGYMTFTNEEILQCFEPVVNRILELVRNQIIAIQAQNRALQNVLVVGGFGASEYLFQQIKLHVPPQFQSKVVRPMDSVAAIVKGAVTAGITERIVTHRVARRHYLMATLQPFKEGHHPEQYRVPSLDGKDRCKYTRQIFVQKGQRVKIGEPVKVSFFRQVAPGATLMYEDILYACDDDVCPEYTKDPRIKEVVTLTSDLSRKNLEKDFERMDTPQGTFYRVYFDIYLTLDGSEFNAELVCQGEVMGRCTARFR